One genomic segment of Zonotrichia leucophrys gambelii isolate GWCS_2022_RI unplaced genomic scaffold, RI_Zleu_2.0 Scaffold_194_90597, whole genome shotgun sequence includes these proteins:
- the LOC135461147 gene encoding olfactory receptor 14C36-like, protein MSNSSSISHFLLLALADTRQLQLLHFCLLLGISLAALLGNGLIISIVACSHHLHTPMFFFLLNLALSDLGSICTTVPKAMHSSLWDTSNISHTGCAAQVFLIFFFFATEFFLLTIMSYDRYVSICKPLHYGTLLGRRACAHMAAAAWASAFLNALMHTANTFSLPLCHGNDLGQFFCEVPQILKLSCSNSYLRELGLIVVSLLFTFGCFVFIVFSYVQIFRAVLRIPSEQGRHKAFSTCLPHLAVVSLFLSTSFFVYLKPPAISSPSLDLALSVLYSVVPPALNPLIYSLRNQELKAAVRRLMTR, encoded by the coding sequence atgtccaacagcagctccatcagccacttcctcctgctggcattggcagacacgcggcagctgcagctcctgcacttctgcctcttgctgggcatctccctggctgccctcctgggcaacggcctcatcatcagcattgtagcctgcagccaccacctgcacacgcccatgttcttcttcctgctcaacctggccctcagtgacctgggctccatctgcaccactgtccccaaagccatgcacagttccctctgggacaccagcaaCATCTCCcacacaggatgtgctgcacaagtctttctgattttctttttttttgcaacagaATTTTTCCTGCTGACCATCATGAGCtatgaccgctacgtgtccatctgcaaacccctgcactacgggaccctcctgggcagaagagcttgtgcccacatggcagcagctgcctgggccagtgcctttctcaatgctctcatgcacacggccaatacattttccctgcccctgtgccatggcaatgacctgggccagttcttctgtgaggtgccccagatcctcaagctaTCCTGTTCAAATtcctacctcagggaacttgggctcATTGTGGTTAGTCTTTTGTTTacatttggttgttttgtgttcattgttttctcctatgtgcagatcttcagggctgtgctgaggatcccctctgagcagggacggcacaaagccttttccacctgcctccctcacctggctgtggtctccctTTTTCTCAGCACTAGCTTTTTTGTCTACCTGAAGCCTCCcgccatctcctccccatccctggatctggccctgtcagttctgtactcggtggtgcctccagccctgaatcccctcatctacagcctgaggaaccaggagctcaaggctgcagtgaggagacTTATGACAAGATAG